The DNA region ATGGTGTGGGAGAGGACTGTCTTGCTCATGTTGAGGCTGGGGTCTCTCACCACCTTCAGCTCCCTATCGTCTCGGAACTCGGGAAGTGTCTCCAGGCAGAAGATGGTGATGGAGATGACCACGACCAAGACAGAGACCGTGGCCACACCTCGGGCAGCGATGGAGCTCTCAGGGTACTCGAAGAGGAGCCATAACTGCCGGTGGATGTCGTTGGTGGGGAGCAATGTTTCGGGATCTTTGATGAAGCCTTCATCCTCTCGGAACTGGTCCATGGCCTCACTGCCCAGTTCATAGAAGGAGATCTCATCAGCAAAGATGTTGATAGGGACATTGGCCGGGCGCCGGATTTTCCCACCAGACTGGTAATAATATAGGATTCCATCAAAACTGGGCCGGTTCCTGTCAAAGAAATACTCATTTCTCATGGAGTCAAAGAACTGCATCCTTTTCTCCCGGTCTCCCAGGAGGGTCTCTGGGAACTGATTGAGTGTTCTGAGCTGGGTCTCGAACCTTAGCCCAGCAATGTTGATGATCACCCGCTGGTTTCCTTCATTCAAGACCACTGCCTCAGGCCCTGGGGGATCGATGTAGTCTTCTCCTGCGAGCTTGGAGAAGGCCGTCTCATGGTTGGTGCTGTCGTTGATGAGGATATTGCAGTTGGAGAAGGAGCTGCTCCCAGGCTGGCCTTTTGGGGTGGTTAGGTCAAAGTCTGTGGCATAGCCTGGCTCTTCCTGGATTTCATCTGAGTTATCAAAATTGACCAGGGCAACCTCCATTTCTTTCCAGCCACACTCATCCATCCTAGGGGAGTCAGGGAAGCAGCCTGAAGACCCTCAGTCTTCCCTGCCTGCTGTGAGCTGTGGAGAGGAAGAAGGGTATCATGCAGGAGCTAGGATAGGGTACAGCTGGCTCTTGATCATTGAGGTAAGTTTTCCAACGGattaaaaaatggtttatttttagcTTGGGATGGAACCTTGCGCTTATTTTGGCAACATTCTTCTTGAAATCCATTTGCTCCCTCTGAGTCTGCACACACTAATAATTAGAAGAAATTGCAAAGACGGAGCCTGGCTGAGAGGGGAAAACTTCCTCCAGCCAAAAAGGGTCTCTGTACACCATGGCGGAGAGAGGCCATAATGGAGAAGTTCACGtttcttaataaaatgtataattttgtaCTTGTATGAAGTCCTCCAGTTTACCCAACACTTTGCATGCCCAATCTCAtccttaacttttttctttttctcacacttAACAGCCAGTCCCTCACATATTCTGTTGGGTattatatcttcaaaatatatctagagTTCAACCATTTCTTAACACCTCCACCACTACCTCTTGGAGCCAGCTGGGATTCTGTGGGGAAGGGTGAACAAGAAGATGGAGGCTAGGTGGGCAACCACTGTCCTCCCCAGCAATAAGCCATCTGTGCCTTAACCCCTCCTCTGTAAGTAACTCCTAGGGTTGTTTTGAGGGTACATTAATTGAGATAGCATATGTAAAATGCCTGGTGGAAAGATCATTAAATTTATAGCCATTGTTTTTGTAAACTTCCCCACGTAACAGGGACTTTAGAAGCCAATAGACACTGGTATTTTTATGGCCTAAGTCCAAGATGCTTATGgggaaaatttcattaaaaatcattCAGGCAGTGGGAAGTaagtaattgtgtgtgtgtgtgtgtgtgtgtgtgtgtgtgtgttgggggtggggtcaAGGAGAGCATACCCAGTGAGCTTGGATATCCACAAACCTAGACTAAAAGTCCTCCCTTAGGTCCATTCAACCTTTGATTTCAACATAAGAACACTGAAACCAGGCAGGCTGGGGGTCAGGGTGGGAGAGGTAAAATCTGTAGTGGTCATAACCTTGAAGTAGTTTCATTTACAGATGACAAGGGTATCCTGTAGGGTACAGTGTTGTAGTCTTTTCAAAGTGATTCCACATTCACTTATTCACATTCACTTAAAAGACAAGAATCATGTGAGGTTGGaaaatgttatttccattttacagatggggaaactgagtcacaggatCCAAGTGACCTT from Physeter macrocephalus isolate SW-GA unplaced genomic scaffold, ASM283717v5 random_1748, whole genome shotgun sequence includes:
- the KCNA10 gene encoding potassium voltage-gated channel subfamily A member 10, whose translation is MDECGWKEMEVALVNFDNSDEIQEEPGYATDFDLTTPKGQPGSSSFSNCNILINDSTNHETAFSKLAGEDYIDPPGPEAVVLNEGNQRVIINIAGLRFETQLRTLNQFPETLLGDREKRMQFFDSMRNEYFFDRNRPSFDGILYYYQSGGKIRRPANVPINIFADEISFYELGSEAMDQFREDEGFIKDPETLLPTNDIHRQLWLLFEYPESSIAARGVATVSVLVVVISITIFCLETLPEFRDDRELKVVRDPSLNMSKTVLSHTMFTDPFFMVESTCIVWFTFELVLRFVVCPSKTDFFRNIINIIDIISIIPYFATLITELVQETEPSAQQNICMDILRIIRLVRVFRIFKLSRHSKGLQILGQTLKASMRELGLLIFFLFIGVILFSSAVYFAEVDEPESHFSSIPDGFWWAVVTMTTVGYGDMCPTTPGGKIVGILCAIAGVLTIALPVPVIVSNFNYFYHRETENEEKQSIPGKIDKHLNSVGSSTGSTDSLSKTNSGCSAEKSRE